A window of Rufibacter sp. LB8 contains these coding sequences:
- a CDS encoding ferredoxin, with protein MSRFPDNPKQVIYACSSGKCQKRGGKEIRKALRDHLKMAGLKDDVEIIKTDCTDRCKHGPIFCIQPQNIWLHDLSEQQTLQALKEHIQTGQNQKNPSDS; from the coding sequence ATGAGCAGATTCCCAGACAACCCCAAACAGGTGATTTACGCCTGCAGCAGCGGCAAATGCCAGAAACGCGGCGGCAAAGAAATACGCAAGGCCCTGCGCGACCACCTCAAGATGGCCGGCCTGAAAGACGACGTGGAAATCATTAAAACTGACTGCACTGACCGCTGCAAACACGGCCCCATCTTCTGTATTCAACCGCAGAACATCTGGCTGCATGACCTGAGTGAACAACAGACCTTGCAGGCGTTAAAAGAGCACATTCAAACCGGGCAGAACCAAAAAAATCCCTCAGACTCGTAA
- a CDS encoding gliding motility-associated C-terminal domain-containing protein, with protein sequence MRALFTVSFFSLVWSFWLLLSGHGPAPEKRERTEFTDAAAYEKTLEFVENKGQWPAKVKFAAEVPGGKLFLQPNGFVYTLQEPVASPHAHSYQSLRTASPTQNLPPLTPKTRKNHAYAVTFLGASTKTPTLGQETTPGTRNYYLGNDPKQWGSGARGFRQVTYQGLYRGVDMALYEQNGHLKYDLLVTPGASTQQIKVNYQGASSVQLQAGNLVITTSVGTILEQKPVAYQLKNGQRVLVPCAYELAGTVLQFSFPAGYDNTLPLVIDPVIEFSSFTGSTADNWGYTATHDSQGNMYSGGIVAGVGYPVSLGAFMSTYSGAWDMAIIKYNTKVTGAAARLYATYLGGLETDIPNSLVVNSADELLVLGTTSSQNFPTSATAFSKVFKGGPISYPFGSSGGPFYSKGSDLTITRLSANGQQLLASTFLGGTGNEGVMDSLSSEDTPLTKNYGDQFRGDIITDPAGNVYIASNTVSQDFPTRNAFRLTPNGGRRDAVISKMSPDLSQVVWSTYFGGTGLDAAYSIQLDASLNVYVAGGTTSPTLPATDAALQKTQTGGTDGFVAKIAANGQTVLAATFLGTRAYDQAYFLQLDQAANVYVLGQTLGEYPVTDSVYSNANGRQFIHKLNNSLSATEFSTVFGAGRATIDISPTAFLVDDCQRIYVSGWGGGTNSGIIDGYGKSYGNGTTTGLPVTPDALKPTTDGRDFYLLQLGTNASRLLYGTFYGGNQFQSSGEHVDGGTSRFDKRGIVYQAVCGGCGGFSNFPIPPGAHYFTQNNGSERCNNAAFKFDFVEELTANAGPDLEVCEDDGVVPLTGFPAGGVWTGTGVSLNNNAYQFTPSSVLIGSHVLTYTVTGTGACSRSSSRTVYVGKQVPHSLTLPDGPFCGNATPIPLTGSPAGGTFSGPGVSGTTFIPAVAGIGTHVLTYRSTGLNGFCGVVTKTVVVDQPVLDIGPDTVICPGSTAPFQLRANIAGGVWSGSHVSATGLFTPAPGLAGSVQVTYAITSPCVATVRKTIQITPLPAGQASLISSCPSNPEITGYAPFTARFANTITNARSFLWNFGDGNQSTAQAPSHVYNNRGKYQVTLTLIFGDNCQEVRQIAEVVVEPNFLPNIITPNGDGLNDVFIQRFSCLPTELIVYNRWGKEVHREAIYQQNWNGGNLVEGTYFFLLKDESGASAKGWLEIVR encoded by the coding sequence ATGCGCGCACTTTTTACTGTGTCTTTCTTTTCCCTGGTCTGGTCGTTCTGGCTATTGTTGTCTGGCCATGGCCCTGCCCCGGAAAAGAGGGAACGCACTGAATTCACAGATGCCGCCGCGTATGAGAAAACCCTGGAATTTGTGGAAAACAAAGGCCAGTGGCCCGCCAAGGTTAAATTTGCCGCAGAGGTGCCCGGCGGAAAGCTGTTCCTGCAGCCCAACGGGTTTGTCTACACCTTGCAGGAACCCGTAGCCTCACCGCATGCCCACTCCTACCAGAGCCTGAGAACGGCCAGCCCCACGCAAAACCTTCCGCCCCTTACCCCCAAGACAAGAAAAAACCACGCCTACGCCGTCACGTTCCTGGGCGCCAGTACCAAAACCCCTACCCTTGGCCAGGAAACCACCCCCGGCACCCGAAACTATTACCTGGGCAATGACCCCAAGCAGTGGGGAAGCGGGGCCAGAGGCTTCCGACAGGTGACTTACCAGGGCCTGTACCGCGGCGTGGACATGGCGCTTTATGAACAGAACGGGCACCTGAAATATGATTTACTGGTGACACCGGGGGCTTCTACCCAACAGATAAAAGTCAACTACCAAGGTGCTTCATCGGTGCAGCTGCAAGCAGGAAATCTGGTGATCACAACCTCAGTGGGTACCATCTTGGAACAGAAACCCGTGGCCTACCAACTGAAAAACGGGCAGCGCGTGTTGGTCCCCTGCGCCTATGAATTGGCGGGCACGGTGCTGCAGTTCTCGTTCCCGGCGGGGTATGACAACACGTTGCCGCTGGTGATTGACCCGGTCATTGAGTTTTCCTCGTTCACGGGTTCTACCGCAGACAACTGGGGCTATACCGCCACCCATGACAGCCAGGGCAACATGTACTCGGGTGGCATTGTGGCGGGCGTGGGCTACCCGGTTTCTTTGGGGGCTTTCATGAGTACGTATTCCGGGGCCTGGGACATGGCCATCATCAAATACAACACCAAAGTAACGGGTGCGGCCGCGAGGCTGTACGCCACTTACCTGGGCGGCCTGGAAACCGACATTCCCAACAGCCTGGTGGTGAATTCAGCCGATGAACTTTTGGTTTTGGGCACCACCAGCTCGCAAAATTTCCCCACGTCTGCCACGGCGTTCAGCAAGGTGTTCAAGGGAGGGCCCATCTCGTATCCGTTCGGTTCTTCGGGTGGGCCGTTTTACAGCAAAGGCTCAGATTTAACCATTACCCGGCTGAGCGCCAACGGCCAACAGTTGCTGGCCTCCACGTTTCTGGGCGGCACCGGCAATGAGGGCGTCATGGATTCCCTTTCATCTGAAGACACGCCGCTGACCAAAAACTACGGAGACCAGTTCAGGGGAGATATTATCACAGACCCGGCCGGCAACGTGTACATTGCGTCTAACACCGTGTCACAGGATTTTCCCACGCGCAATGCGTTTAGGTTAACACCAAATGGCGGCCGAAGAGATGCGGTCATCAGCAAAATGTCCCCAGACTTGAGCCAGGTGGTGTGGAGCACCTATTTTGGCGGAACCGGTCTTGACGCAGCTTATTCTATTCAGTTAGATGCCAGTTTGAACGTGTATGTGGCCGGCGGCACCACCAGCCCCACCCTACCGGCCACCGACGCCGCTTTGCAGAAAACACAGACCGGCGGCACAGACGGCTTTGTGGCGAAAATTGCCGCCAACGGGCAGACGGTATTGGCGGCTACGTTTCTGGGCACCCGCGCCTATGACCAAGCCTATTTTCTGCAGTTAGACCAGGCCGCCAACGTGTACGTGCTGGGCCAGACCCTGGGCGAATATCCTGTAACGGATAGTGTGTACAGCAATGCCAATGGGCGCCAGTTCATCCATAAGCTGAACAACAGCCTCTCTGCCACAGAATTCTCCACGGTGTTTGGGGCGGGGCGGGCCACCATTGACATTTCGCCCACGGCTTTTCTGGTAGATGACTGCCAACGCATTTATGTGTCTGGCTGGGGCGGTGGCACCAACTCAGGCATCATAGACGGGTACGGCAAATCATACGGCAACGGCACCACCACCGGCCTGCCCGTAACCCCAGACGCCCTGAAACCCACCACCGATGGCCGCGATTTCTACCTCCTGCAGCTGGGCACCAATGCGTCCAGGTTACTGTATGGCACTTTTTACGGCGGCAACCAATTCCAGAGCAGCGGCGAACACGTAGACGGCGGCACCAGCCGGTTTGACAAGCGGGGCATTGTGTACCAGGCGGTCTGCGGGGGTTGCGGCGGGTTTTCCAATTTCCCTATTCCGCCGGGCGCGCATTATTTCACCCAGAACAACGGTAGTGAACGCTGCAACAACGCGGCTTTCAAGTTTGACTTTGTGGAGGAGCTCACGGCCAACGCCGGGCCAGATCTGGAAGTCTGCGAAGATGACGGCGTGGTCCCCCTCACCGGCTTTCCGGCGGGTGGCGTCTGGACGGGCACGGGCGTGAGTTTGAACAACAATGCGTATCAGTTCACACCTTCGTCTGTTTTAATTGGCAGTCATGTGCTTACATACACCGTCACCGGCACGGGGGCTTGCTCGCGCTCCAGTTCCAGAACCGTGTACGTGGGGAAACAGGTGCCGCACAGTCTCACACTGCCAGACGGACCTTTCTGCGGCAATGCCACGCCTATTCCGTTGACCGGCAGCCCGGCAGGCGGCACATTTTCGGGGCCTGGGGTGAGTGGTACTACCTTTATACCGGCGGTGGCGGGCATAGGCACGCACGTGCTCACCTACCGCAGCACCGGGCTCAATGGTTTCTGCGGCGTGGTTACCAAAACCGTCGTGGTGGACCAACCCGTGCTGGACATTGGCCCAGATACCGTAATCTGCCCGGGCAGCACCGCTCCTTTTCAGCTGAGAGCCAATATTGCCGGTGGTGTTTGGTCTGGGAGCCATGTGTCGGCCACGGGTTTGTTTACGCCTGCACCGGGTCTGGCGGGCAGTGTGCAGGTCACGTACGCCATCACGTCGCCGTGCGTGGCCACGGTGCGCAAAACCATCCAGATCACCCCACTGCCCGCCGGCCAGGCCAGCCTCATCTCCAGTTGCCCGTCTAACCCTGAAATAACGGGTTACGCGCCGTTCACGGCCCGGTTCGCCAACACCATTACCAATGCGCGGAGCTTTCTCTGGAATTTTGGCGATGGCAACCAGTCCACGGCTCAGGCTCCCAGCCATGTGTACAACAACCGAGGCAAATACCAGGTGACCCTCACCCTCATCTTCGGGGATAACTGCCAGGAAGTAAGGCAGATTGCCGAAGTGGTGGTAGAGCCCAATTTCCTGCCCAACATCATCACGCCCAACGGCGACGGCCTCAATGATGTCTTCATCCAGCGCTTCAGCTGCCTGCCCACCGAACTGATTGTCTACAACCGCTGGGGCAAGGAAGTCCACCGCGAGGCCATTTACCAGCAGAACTGGAACGGCGGCAATCTGGTGGAAGGCACCTACTTCTTCCTGCTCAAAGACGAGTCTGGCGCTTCGGCCAAAGGCTGGCTGGAGATTGTGCGGTAA
- a CDS encoding ferritin, whose amino-acid sequence MKDLLRLRTSLSEETETLLNEQIKVEAHSSAVYLAMSSWCNSQGFDYSADYFMKQSHEEREHMLKLFNFVSDLGGRAISPEVTNVPQEFDSFRDVFEKALQQEIFVTQQFNRIAGHCTKTNDFMTFQFLQWFLKEQVEEEYVARRALELFDVIGEEGTGRYEIDKAVRKISYDNGGDE is encoded by the coding sequence ATGAAAGACTTACTGAGACTGCGTACCTCTCTTTCTGAGGAAACTGAGACGCTTTTGAACGAACAGATAAAAGTAGAAGCCCATTCCTCGGCGGTGTATTTGGCCATGTCCAGCTGGTGCAACAGCCAGGGTTTTGACTACAGCGCAGATTATTTCATGAAACAGAGCCACGAGGAACGCGAGCACATGCTCAAGCTCTTCAACTTTGTGAGCGATCTGGGCGGTCGCGCCATCTCGCCGGAGGTGACCAACGTGCCCCAGGAGTTTGACTCATTCAGAGATGTGTTTGAGAAAGCGCTGCAGCAGGAGATTTTTGTGACCCAGCAGTTCAACCGCATTGCCGGCCACTGCACCAAGACCAATGACTTTATGACGTTCCAGTTTCTGCAGTGGTTCCTGAAAGAGCAGGTAGAAGAGGAATATGTGGCCCGCCGCGCCCTGGAACTCTTTGACGTGATTGGTGAGGAAGGCACCGGCCGTTACGAGATTGATAAGGCCGTACGCAAGATTTCTTATGACAACGGCGGCGATGAATAA